The DNA window TTCGCCAAGGTGCGGCTGCTGCTCAACACCCGGGCGCAGGTCGTTGCCTATGCCGAGCGGCCGGAAGCCGATTATCATGCCTTCCTGATCGCCAACCGCATCGAGACGGTGCGCACCGGCTTCTCTGCCGGCCAGGTAGAGGGAGCGGCCCTTGTCTTTGCCGCCACCGGCAATGAAGCTGAAGATCGCCGGATCGTCGATGCTGCCCGGGCTGTAAGAATTCCGGCTAACGCCGTCGATCAGCCGGATTACTGCGATTTCTTCACGCCGGCGCTCGTCAACCGCGCTCCCGTCGCCGTTGCGATCGGCACTGAAGGTGCGGGACCGATTCTGGCGCAGATGATCCGCGCCCAGATCGACCAGCTTCTTTCTCCTTCGCTCGGGCGTCTGGCCGCGCTGGCGACCAATTATCGCAAATCAGTCGAACAGATTGTTCCGCGTGGCGTTTCCCGCCGGGTCTTCTGGCACCGCTTCTTCTCCGGCCCGGTTGCCGACGCGGTCGCCAATGGCAACCTGCCGCAGGCCCACAACGCCGCCGACCGGCTGCTCGCTTCGATGGACAAGGTTGCCGGCCATGTCTGGCTGGTCGGCGCAGGTCCTGGGGCTGAGGATCTGCTGACGCTGCGCGCCCAGCGCGTAATGATGGAAGCCGATGTCATCGTTTATGACGCGCTCGTGCCGCAGGCGATCGTCGATATGGGCCGCCGCGACGCCGAGCGGCTTTCCGTCGGCAAGCGCAAAGGCTGTCATTCGAAGTCGCAGGAAGAGATCAACGAGCTGCTCATCGAACTCGGCCGTCAGGGCAAGCGCGTCGTCCGTCTGAAATCCGGTGATCCGCTGGTCTACGGCCGGGCGGGGGAAGAGATGGCCGCGTTGCGCGCCGCCGGCGTCACCTATGAGGTCGTGCCCGGCATCACCTCGGCCTTCGCCGCCGCTGCCGATTTCGAGCTGCCGCTGACGCTGCGCGGCCTCGCTTCCTCGCTCGTCTTCACCACCGGCCACGATCTCACCGGCGACGTGCTGCCCGATTGGGCAAGCCTCGCAGTCTCCGGCGCGACGATAGCCGTTTATATGGGCCGCACGGTCGCCGCCTCGGTCGCCGAGCGGCTGATGCAGGCCGGCATTCCCTCCGAGACCACGGTTGCCGTTATCGAGAATGCCAGCCGCACTGATCGCCGCCTGCTGCATGGCACGCTCGCCGACCTGCCCGACCTGCAGCATCGCAACGAGCTCACCGGGCCTGTCATGGTCATTATCGGCGATGCGGTCGCCGGCGCCAATTTCGAACTGTCCGAGCCGCTGGTGCGCGAGAACGCCCGGCTCGAGGAATTTGCAAGGAGCTGAATATGGTAGACAAGGTCCTGACCGCCAACCGGCTGACGGACGGCATTGCCGTCTGGCTGGATGCCAACGGCAAATGGTCGACCTCGCTGCAGGAGGCGCTTGTTGCTCGTCACAACGAAGCCGTCGAAGCCTTGGAAGCCATTGGCAAAAAATCCTATGCCGACAATGAGGTCGTTGACGTGGCCGTCGTCGACGTCCAGGAAACCAATGGCATTCTCTGGCCGCTTCGCCTTCGCGAGCGCATCCGCGCGCAAGGGCCGACCATGGAATATGCGCCGGGCTATGCTCCTGCCGATCCCGAATTTATTGCAGTCTGAGGAAGACGATGTACCGTTACGACGAATTTGATCATGCCTTTGTCAGCGAGCGCGTCGAGCAGTTCCGCGACCAGGTTCAGCGCCGCCTTTCCGGCGAGCTTGCCGAGGATGCGTTCAAGCCGCTGCGCCTGATGAACGGCGTCTACCTGCAGCTTCATGCCTATATGCTGCGCATCGCCATTCCCTACGGCACGCTGAGCGCCCGCCAGCTGCGCATGCTCGCCCATATCGCCCGCACTTATGACCGCGGGTATGGCCACTTCACCACGCGCCAGAACCTGCAGTTCAACTGGCCGAAGCTGTCGGAAATCCCCGATGCACTGGCCGACCTGGCGAGCGTCGAAATGCACGCGCTGCAAACCTCGGGCAACTGCATCAGAAACGTCACGGCAGACCACTTCGCCGGTGCCGCCGCCGACGAGATCGCTGACCCCAGGCCCTATGCGGAAATTCTGCGCCAGTGGTCGTCCGTCCACCCGGAATTCTCTTTCCTGCCGCGCAAGTTCAAGATCGCCGTCACCGGCGCGGAGCGCGACCGCGCCGCCATCCAGGTCCATGATATCGGCCTGCACCTGAAGAAGAATGACAAGGGTGAAATCGGCTTTGCCGTCTATGTCGGTGGTGGCCAGGGCCGCACGCCGATGATCGCCAAGTTGATCCGCGACTTCCTGCCGGAGGAAGACCTGCTCTCCTACACCACGGCGATCGTGCGTGTTTACAATCTGCACGGCCGGCGCGACAACAAGTACAAGGCCCGCATCAAGATCCTCGTGCATGAGACGGGTGCCGAGGAGCTGGCGCGTCAGGTGGAGGCCGAATTCGCCGCACTCAGGGATAGCGAGCTCAAGTTGCCGGAACAGGATGTCGAGGCGATCGCCGCTTATTTCGCGCCACCGGATCTTCCCGAGCGAGCCGAGGGCTGGGAAAACCTCGCCCGCTGGAAGAAGGCCGATCCGGCTTTCGCCCGCTGGGTTCAGCAGAATGTGCAGCCGCACAAGAACCCCGATTACGGCATGGTGACGATCTCGCTGAAGCCGATCGGCGGCATTCCGGGCGACGCCACCGATGCGCAGATGGATGCCATCGCCGATCTTGCCGAGGAATATGCCTTCGACGAAATCCGCGTCAGCCACGAGCAGAACCTCATTCTGCCGCATGTGGCGCTGGCCGATCTCGAAGCCGTGTATCGCGGCCTCGTCGCCATCAATCTGGCCGAAGCCAATGCCGGCCTGATCACCGATATCATCGCCTGTCCGGGGCTGGATTATTGCGCGCTCGCCAATGCGCGCTCCATCCCCGTGGCGCAGGAAATCTCCCGCCGCTTCGGCAGTCCCGAACGCCAGGCCGAGATTGGCGAGCTGAAGATCAAGATCTCCGGCTGCATCAATGCCTGCGGCCACCACCATGTCGGCCATATCGGCCTGCTCGGTGTGGAGAAGAAGGGCGCCGAACTCTACCAGATCACACTTGGCGGTTCGGGCGACGAACATACCTCTATCGGCGAGATCATCGGCCGCGGCTTTGAGCCGGACCGGGTGACGGATGCGATCGAGACGATCGTCGACACCTATCTCGGGCTGCGGCTTGATCCATCCGAAACCTTCCTGGCGGCCTATCGCCGCGTCGGGCCGCAGCCTTTCAAAGATGCGCTCTACGGCTCGGCCGCCGAAGCGGCCTAAGGAGGGGTGTGATGACGAAGATTTGGAGAGAATCCGGTTTTGTCGAGAACGATCCGTGGGTGATCGAAACCGACGAGGTGAAGGCGACCGGCGAGCAGAAGCCGCTGCTCAGTGTCGATGAGCTGATCGCCAAGGCCGATGAGAGCAATGATGTCGGCCTCGGCGTGCTGATCAAGCCGGCCGACGACGTGCGCCGGCTTGAGCCCTATCTCTATCGCCTGGAAATCGTGGCGGTCGCCTTTCCGGCTTTTAACGACGGCCGCGCCTTCAGCCATGCCTCGCTGCTGCGTCAGCGCCTGGGTTACACCAATGAGCTGCGCGCCGTCGGCGACGTGCTGATCGACCAGATCCCGCTGATGCTGCGCGTCGGCATCGACAGCTTTGCAGTGACCAACGCCACGGCGCTGAAGCGGCTTGCCGAAAACCGTCTTCCGGCCATTCCCCATCATTATCAGCCGGCGGTGCGTGACGCCGAAGCCGGCAAGGGCTATAGTTGGCGCCGTCAGGCGAAGCCGGCCGCATAAGCGGCCGGTCCGCCTCTTACGATGGCGGAATGATAGCATGAAGACATTCGAAGTGGCGGTGATCGGCGGCGGTCTCGCCGGCACGATCGCCGCAATTGCTCTTGGCCGCGGCGGCCGCAGCGTGGCGCTGGTGGCTCCCGCTGCTGCAAAGGAGGACCGGCGCACCACGGCGCTGATGGATCAATCGATCCGCTTCCTCGATCGCCTGACGCTCTGGGAAAAGCTGCGCCCTGCCGCCGCTCCTCTCACCAGCATGCGCATCATTGACGGAACCGATCGGCTGCTGCGCGCGCCGACCACCACCTTCCGCGCCGCCGAGGTTGGCCTCGATGCCTTCGGCTATAATTTCCCCAACACGGCGCTGACCGAGATTCTCGAAGCGGCCGCGGCCGGCGAGGGCAATATCACCCGCTTCACGGACATGGCCGAATCGATCGACATCTCTGCCGAGAGAGTGTCGATCGCGCTTGCCGGCGGCGAGGTGCTGACGGCCGACTTTGCCGTCGGCGCAGACGGCCGCGGCTCGAAGCTACGCGAGGCGGCTGATATCGGCGTGCGCACCTGGTCCTATCCGCAATCGGCCATGGTGCTGAACTTCGCCCATTCGCTGCCGCATCAGAACATCTCAAGCGAATTCCACACCAAACACGGCCCCTTCACTCAGGTGCCGTTGCCGGGAAGCCGCTCCAGCCTCGTCTGGGTGCAGGATCCCGCCGAGGCGGCCGCGCGCCTGGAGTTGCCGCCGGCCGAACTGGGCTCACTTGTCGAAGCGCAGATGCACTCCATGCTCGGCAAGACAACCATCGAAGAAAGCGTCCAGGTCTGGCCGCTCTCCGGCATGATGGCTCATCGGTTCGGCAAGGGGCGCATCGCACTGATCGGCGAAGCCGCCCACGTCTTCCCGCCGATCGGGGCGCAGGGGCTGAACCTCAGCCTGCGCGATATCATGGTGCTCACCGACATCCTCTGCGACAGGGTGGAACTGCCGGTGCCGGCCGATGCCGGCGAAAGCTTCGACCGCCGCCGCCGCGCCGATATCATAACGCGCACGGCGAGTGTCGATCTTCTCAACCGCTCGCTGCTTTCCGATTTCCTCCCCGTTCAGATGCTGCGCGCCGCCGGCCTGCATATCCTCTCGGCCATTCCGCCACTGCGCAACCTCGTCATGCGCGAGGGCATCGAGCCCGGCCGGGGCTTCCGCGATATTCCGGATTCCTTAAAGGAAAAGCTGAAGCGGAAGAAGGCCTGAGCGGATCGCGATCAGCCAGAGCGAAACGCTCGCCACCGAAAGCACCGTCGTGATCAGGATCGTCGCCGAGGCGCGTTCCTGCCAGACGCCATATTGCTGGCCGATGACGAAGACATTGGTTGCCGTCGGCAGGCAGGCGAGCAGCACGGCCGCCTGGATCCAGACAGGCTCGAAACCGCCGATAACAGTCAGCGCCAGGAACACCGCGATCGGATGCAGGATCAGCTTCGCCGGCACGATATAGGAGATCTCGGCCGGAATCCGCTTGAGCGGCCTCAGAGCCAGCGTCACGCCCATGGCAAAGAGGGCGCAGGGAGCGGCCGCCTGTGCAAGGTAGTCGACGAGGCGCTGGAACGCCAGCGGCTGATCGATGTGGAAGGCGGCAACCGCAAAGCCTGCCGCCGTCGACAGGATGAAGGGATGGAGGCCCACCTTGCGGGCAATATCGGCGGCGAGTCGGCCGGGCGAGCGCTTGTCGTCGCCGGCTGCCGCCATCAGCGCCGGCGCCACGATGAAATGCAGCGCATTTTCGAAGCAGATGATCAGCGCCACCGGCACGGCAGCACCTTCGCCGAGCGCCAGCAGCGCCAGGCCCGGCCCCATATAGCCGATATTGCCGTAGGCGCCGGCAAAGGACTGGATGGTGCATTCATCAAGCGGATTGCCGCGCACGAAACGGCCGATGACAAAGAGAAGGATGAAGACCGCATAGGTCGCCGCGATATCGGTGACGATGAAATCGACCCGCGTCAGCTCTTCGATCGGCGTGCGCGAGACGAGCTTGAAGAACAGCGCGGGCAGGGCGGCATAGATGATGAAGGTATTCAGCCAGCCGAGCGCCTCGGCCGGCTGCTTCGTCGCCTTGGCGGCGGCATAACCGATCAGGATCAGGCCGAAGAACGGCAGCAGCAGGCTGATGATGTCGGCCAAGGGAAAGTCCGGTTTTTGTGGGATGGCTGGCGGGGAAGAATCTCTTCTAGCCGATTTGCATCAGGATCGGAAAGGTCTGCTGGAACCAGATCGCCACATCGCTGACCCAGCCGAACAGGAAGGCGAGGCCGGTCAGGATGAGGAAGACGCCCATCACCTTCTCCACCGTGCCGAGATGGCGGCGGAAGCGCGACAGGAAGCGCATGAAGGCGCCGGAAAAGCCGGCGGCGATCCAGAAGGGAATAGCAAGACCCAGCGAATAGATGGCGAGCAGCCCGGCGCCGGAGCCGACCGTCTCGCGCGAGGCGGCGACCCCGAGGATGGCGCCGAGCACCGGCCCGATGCAGGGCGTCCAGCCGAAGGCGAAGGCAAGGCCCATGACATAGGCGCCCGTCAACGTCGCCGGCTTGCCGCCGGCCTGGAAGCGCGCCTCGCGGGCGAGCAGCCCGATTCGGAAGAGGCCGAGGAAATTCAGCCCCATGACGATGATAACAAGCCCGCCGATCTTGGAGAGCAGATCGAGATGCTGGCGAAGCGCCATGCCGATGCTCGACGCACCGGCGCCGAGCGCCACGAAGACGGTGGCAAAGCCGAGCGTGAAGAGCAGTGCCGAGAAGAGCACGCCGCGCCTGGTATCGGGCGAGACCGCAACCGCGCCGCCGACGCGGAACTGTTCGACCGATATACCGGCCATATAGCAGAGATAGGGCGGGACGAGGGGGAGCACGCAGGGCGAAAGAAAGGATAGCGCCCCTGCTAACAACGCACTCCACAGGGAAATATCGGCAATCGACACGCATTCTCTCCGGCTGCAACCTGCGCCCTGTTCCTAGCGTCGCACGCCGCGGATTGCCAATCACCTTTTTGCGTGGGCGCGATTTGCGCCTGCGCAATGTGAATGTCCGCCGGAAGAAATCTGCCGATCATCGGAAAAAGCCAAATTTTTCGGTTGACCGCAATGGGTCACCTGCCTATGTTCCGCCCACTTCCAGCCGGGGTGTCTCACGCCCGCGGAGAGGGAGAGCGTAGCTCAGCCGGTAGAGCAACTGACTTTTAATCAGTAGGTCTCGGGTTCGAACCCCGACGCTCTCACCATAAAATCGTCAACGATCAACGGTTTAGATGAGGTAATTGGCGTAAAACTTTACCGCCAATTACCTTGATTTTGCGAATCATAGCGCAAACTTACGGCACACGATTGTCACACGGCACATGGAACGCCAACCGGCAAGGAGAGGCCGGCGGGCGCTCTTGTTGGGGGCCAAGGTTGGTGTTCGCGGCACTGCCGGTTAAAAATCGAAATACACTGTCACACCTGACCGACGACGATAGGGGTAATGGTCGCGATAGCCGTAATAGTCGCGACTGCCGTAGTACCGCGGACGATAGCACGAGCCGTAATACCGGCAGTCGCGGTGAGCGTACCGGTGTTTCTTCCAGTGGCCGTACGCATGTCCATTCCCATGACGACGGTAATGGACTAGATCGACGTCGGCGGCGTGCATTGCTACCGATTTCGGCACGACCATCGGCGTGGCGTTTAGCGGCAGGGCGAAAGATGCAGACAAGACCATGGCTGCAAGTGAGGAAAAAAGCATCTTCATCGGCGCATCCTTTCAGGCTGCGATTCTGGGTTAATAAGCATTAACCTCCGATGAACGGCTGCGTGCTTGAAGGAAGACCGGCCGGCGCGCTGCTCGTGTGGGCGCAGGTGGTGCTCGCGCCGGTTGACTACGTCAGCGAAGCTGGGGATGTTGCGTGGACCTGTCTGCGCACTCGGGCTAGCGGAAAACATACCCGCGGAGGTCGCCAGGGCACTACTCTGGGATGATTCGGGAAGGCTCCATCACCGCTGAACGATAACCCGGGTCCCCGGCTGGACCATATCGTAAAGCTCCTCGACATCCTCGCGGTACATCCGGAAGCATCCGCTTGATGCATTGGTGCCGATGGAGGAGGGGTCGTTGGTGCCGTGGATGCGGAGCAGTCCGCCGGCAAGGTAGATTGCGCGGGTTCCAAGCGGATTTGCTGGCCCGGGTTTCACCACTGCCGGGAGCCTTGGGTTCTTCTGGCGCATGCTGGCTGTTGGCCGCCATTCGGGATGCATGCGTTTCGACACGACGCGCGTTGTGCCGTACCATTGTTTGCCTTCGCGGCCGACGGCGATGGGGTAGGCAAACTGCTCACCCTCTGACGTCGTGTAGATAAGAGTGTGCTCACGCGTGGCGATGACGATGGTTCCTCTTCCAATTCGCGTCGATGGCTCCCGACGTTCTTGAAAGGGTTCACGATAACCAGGGTCTGGCTCGTAGAAGGGAGGAGGGGGATAGGGGCTGTAAGGGTCATCATAGCCGTAGCCATCGTATTCGTCGTATCCATCATACGGCGCGTAAACTTGGGCTTGGGCATGCACCGCTATCACAAACAGGGCCGCCGCAAGGAGAAGCAGCAATCTCATTCTTCGCATCCGCTTGTCATACAATCATGATTGGGCCGAATTCTATGGCGGCACTATGGCGGGGTAGCTCTCGATCTGGCGGTGATCTTTCGTCGCTCCCGTTCTCCGCTGAGTTCGCGCATCCTGCCCACCACCCCCGACGCTTCCAGCAAATGGCTGCGATCGGTGATGTGTTTTTTGCTGAGCGAGCCTTCACAAAGCTCAAGGACTGAGGTGCCTCGCCACACGCCTCGACAGATGCGCCCACATCTTCTTCTCGGCCAACTGCATCGCAGCCGCCGTCAACTTCCGGGGCAAATCAATGAGCCCCGAGCCTAAACCCTGCCCAGATGCTTCGGCCAGAATTCCTGGTGGACTTTGGCGGCTTCGTCTTCGAGTTCCGTCGGGCCAACCACAGTGACGGTACGCGCGCCGGTCTGCAACACGGCCCGGCTGGGTACGTTCAACCCAATCCCAGCAATCTCGCCGAGCCGCGTTTCGGAGCACGCAAACACCATACGTCCGATCCCCGACCAGTAGATCGCCCCGGAGCACATCGCACAGGGCTCAGTGCTGGTGTAGAGTGTGCAGTCGGCGAGAAAAGCTGGGTCGTAGTGCTGCGCCGCCAGTTTGACCAGGTTCATCTCGGCGTGGTTTGTCATATCGTGGCCGGTGAAGACGCTATTTTCGGCGCGCAGGATGACTTCGCCGTCCTTGACCAGGACCGAGCCAAACGGTTCGTCGCCGTTTGCGACTGCGGATTTCGAGAGCGCAATCGCCTCGCGCAAAAACGGCTCGTGATCTTCCATGAGAACCCCAAGGTTAGAGCGAATGATCTTCCCTCGGATTGGATGGATTTCCAAGCGCCGAAAATCAGATTCATCGCCTTCCGTGCAGATGCCGACGGGCAGCCCCAGACTTTCATTTTCGGAACCAAAAGCGCCCGCATCGACTTTGACCCTGAGTTACCTTGGAGGTCCCCCTGATGGACAGAACACCGAAAACGGCCATCCGCGGAATGATGTCGTATGTGCTCGCCCTTCTCGTCCTCGGCATACTGGCGGGCGCCGTTTACACGATCTACGGCCATCCTACCGATCCATCGGAACCACCAGCGGCTGAGAGCATCCCGCAGAAGGCGCCGGCTCCGCAGTGAGGGCGAGGTCGCCGTTCGAGAACGAATGGTGGAAGGGAAAGCATTCTGCCGGATCCGGCGCCCACCCGGTCGGGTCGTGTTGAAGCGCCCCCGCTCCACCGCCAGATACTGCGCAAGCGGCGACCAACAGGGCTTTGGAAAGCAAGGCAGAAATTCTGTCGCAAGTCCTTCCCACCAGTAGAGAGCTATATTTATAGGGGGAACAACTTGCGACTGGGTGAAGTCGGCACCCAAGCAGGTATCACGAAATAGACGAGAGTCAGCTGGACCAGGTCGGCCCGCTATGGCGGATTTTGCGCTCGGGCAGTGTGAACAGAGGAGTTCGCGGATGAGAGACCATGCGGTCGTCATATCAGGGGGAGGGCCGACGGGGCTGATGCTGGCGGGTGAACTCGCCTTGGCGGGCATCGATGTCGCGATCGTCGAACGGCGCGAGAACCAGGAGATCGTCGGTTCGCGTGCCGGCGGTCTGAGTTCGCGCACGCTCGAGGTTCTCGACCAGCGCGGCATCGTCGATCGGTTCCTGGCGGAGGGGCAAATCGCCCAGGTCACCGGATTTGCGGTCACGCGGCTTGACATCAGCGACTTCCCGACGCGGCACAATTACGGGTTGGCCCTGCGGCAGAAGCATATCGAGCGCATCCTGGCCGGCTGGGTCGGTGAGCTGCCGGTGACGGTCCTCCGCGGCCGCGAACTGACCAGTTTCGTGCAGGATGAGACCGGCGTCACCCTCGAACTTTCCGATGGGTCGTCGCTGCGCGCGGGCTATCTCGTCGGCTGCGACGGCGGCCGCAGTCTGGTTCGCAAGATGGCCGGCATCGCCTTTCCGGGATCGGATGCGACGACCAGCAATATTCTCGCCGAGGCAGAGATGAAGGAGGAGCCGCCGCTCGGTGTCCATCGCACAGCGCTCGGCATGCATGCCTTCGGCCGCGAGGAATATGAAATCCGCGACGGCAAGGTGATTTTCGCCAGTGAAGGTCCGATCAACGTCATGGTCCCGGAAAAGACGGCCGGCGGCACAGGCGAGCCGACGCTTGATGATCTCAGGCAAGCGCTCATTGCCGCCTGCGGAACCGATTATGGAATCCACGGCCCGAAGTGGATCTCCAGGTTCACCGACATGTCGCGGCAGGCGGAGATCTACCGCAAGGGCAGGGTTCTGCTGGCAGGTGACGCCGCCCATGTGCATTCTCCGGTCGGCGGGCAGGGGCTCAATACCGGTGTGCAGGATGCCGTCAATCTCGGCTGGAAGCTGGCCCAGGTGGTGAAGGGCATATCGCCCGAGGCCCTGCTCGACACCTATCATGCCGAGCGCCATCCGGTCGCCGCCCGTGTGCTGCGCACGACGATGGCGCAGGTCGCGTTGCAACGGACCGATGATCGCACCGAAGCCCTCAGAGACGTCGTGTTGGAACTGCTTGGCCTGGAGGAGGCGCGCAAGACGATCGCCGCCGAGATGTCCGGACTTGCCATTCGTTACGACCTCGGCGAGGGGCACCCGCTGCTCGGCCGCCGCATGCCCGACCTCGACCTGGTCACGACGGACGGCCCCTTGCGTGTCTTTGCGCTGCTGAAAGATGCAAGACCGGTGTTGTTGAACCTTGGGTCGCGCGGTAGCGTCGACACCGGGCCATGGTCAGATCGCGTGCCTCTGGTCCATGCGAGCTATGACGGGCCATGGGAGTTGCCGGCGCTGGGGGCGGTCGCAGCGCCGAGTGCGGTGTTGATCCGGCCGGACGGATATGTGGCCTGGTTGGGCGAGGGGCACCGGAATGGCCTGGACGCAGCGATGAGCACCTGGTTCGGGCCGCCCCGCTGACAGGCGAAAAAGCCGCTGAGCTAGGCGGCCAGCGAAATCGGCGCGCCGTCCGGCATCGGTTTGCCGCGGCGCTCCCACGTCCGGCGGCTGATGCCGAACGCCTCCCAGGGTCGGGTCTGGCTGAAGGCGTTGGCGAGATAGTCGGCTCTGGAAATTGCGCCGGCGCCCCGCCGCTGCTCCTCTTTCCGGCATCGGTCGCGCTGGCGTCTCTTTGCCTTCTGCAGCTTTTCTCTTTTCGCCTTCGGCACGTCGAAGGCGCCGATGGTGCGAATACCGAGCGTGCTGCGTTCGGCATAACTCAGATGCAGGGCGTGGGCGAGCGCGTCTGCGGACAGGGGAGAAAAGCGCAGCTTTGTCCTCTCGTAAATGACTTCCTCTATGGCGGCCTTCCCGGCCCAGGGCAACCATCGCGCCGCCCAGCCGAGTACCACCTCGACAAACCCTTCCCCGAATTCGACAAAAGCGAGGCTGGCGATCACCTCGACATAGATCAGGGCGTCATCCGCCTCCGGCACGATCTCGCCATGACGATGCCGGATCAATTTTTCGATCTCGCGCATCCGGCCGCGAAAATGGTTCCAGCGGCCGCCCCGCATGCGGCGCTGCACGGATTTGTAACCGAGGAGACAATCGCCGATTTTGATCGCGGTAATGTCCCGTGCAAGACCGGCTTCCTCAGCCCGCCCTGCCGATCGACACTGTTCATCCGCGCCGACGAGACGATCCATCGTTTCTCCTTTGCGATCTGCCTCATGAGGCCGAAACGACTGGTTGTAGCGGAAGTCGAGGGGGTGATGTTCACTTTTTGTTTGCGGTTTCCACCGATTTTCGCAGTGGTGATGCAACGCAGTAACGGATGATCCGAATACCAGATTTCCGGTTGCGGTGATCCCGAGCGAACGGGAGACGAGTGGCACCTCCAAACCCGTTGATTTCTATTGGGAACGACCCGTGTTATCATCCGTCTACCGACGTCATAAGCCGGGTTGCCGGCACAGAGACTGGTCCGATGAGCGAAATGGACGTTCTTTTTGCCAGCCTGCGACAGGCGGCTGACCCGCAGACGGTCGAGTGCATCGAAAACGTCGTCAGGCATGGCGCCGATCACGATCTCAACCGCATCAATGCGCTCGCCTTCGCCGATAAGCATCATCTCGATGAAGAAAAAACCATCGCCGCCTTCCTGCATGCGGCCCGGATCGGCGCATTCGAGATGACCTGGAATGTGCTTTGCCCGGGATGCGGCGGCGTCCTTGACAGCGGGGCAACCCTCAAGGGGGTCAATCAGGACACCTATCATTGTGCCCTCTGTGCGGCCGGATACGAACCGACCCTCGACGAGATGGTCGAGGTCACCTTCACCGTCAGTCCGCGCGTGCGCAGGATCGCCGCCCACGAGCCCGACCGGCTGCCTCCGCTCGAATACTACCGGCAGATTTTCTTCAGC is part of the Rhizobium bangladeshense genome and encodes:
- a CDS encoding FAD-dependent monooxygenase; protein product: MRDHAVVISGGGPTGLMLAGELALAGIDVAIVERRENQEIVGSRAGGLSSRTLEVLDQRGIVDRFLAEGQIAQVTGFAVTRLDISDFPTRHNYGLALRQKHIERILAGWVGELPVTVLRGRELTSFVQDETGVTLELSDGSSLRAGYLVGCDGGRSLVRKMAGIAFPGSDATTSNILAEAEMKEEPPLGVHRTALGMHAFGREEYEIRDGKVIFASEGPINVMVPEKTAGGTGEPTLDDLRQALIAACGTDYGIHGPKWISRFTDMSRQAEIYRKGRVLLAGDAAHVHSPVGGQGLNTGVQDAVNLGWKLAQVVKGISPEALLDTYHAERHPVAARVLRTTMAQVALQRTDDRTEALRDVVLELLGLEEARKTIAAEMSGLAIRYDLGEGHPLLGRRMPDLDLVTTDGPLRVFALLKDARPVLLNLGSRGSVDTGPWSDRVPLVHASYDGPWELPALGAVAAPSAVLIRPDGYVAWLGEGHRNGLDAAMSTWFGPPR